A stretch of DNA from Rhizoctonia solani chromosome 9, complete sequence:
GGCTGGGAAGTGCCCCTCCAGCACCGAGCTCTAGGACTGCTTTGTCTCGACAGAGTTCCAGGGAATTGAGATCTAGGAAGTCAGCTAGAATGATAGCGGCATTCCAGCTGCACCAGAGCTTAGTGTCCCGATATTACGCCATGGGTTCAGGGAACAAACAAACAGATGCTGAGCCCACAGAACATGATGTCCGACCAGCTGGAGATCGAGCGTCGACCATTCGGAGGCATCAGACTTCAAGCGAGTCGCTTGCCGATGATATGTGGTCAGCGTCGGGGGAGGTGTTGGAGGTCTCGGTGGTTCCTTAAAATCTTCATAAATACTAAAATATTAAATATACCAACGCAGCTACCTCGAATACATTATCCAGACCCAACTCATCCTCATTTCCGGAGTGCTCGGCCATCAGTcttggtggtaggttgaagGAAGATCGGTCAGGTTCGCTTACGTCACCCTAAGGGCAGACGCGCTGGATGACTAACCATGGGCCATCCATTCCAGGCGAATCAAGCGATGGGTATTCCTTTAAAATACTGAATGTAAGAAGTGACGATGTCGACCCCAATATACGAGTATGGACCTTCCTTTCATTCAACTGACCGCTTCGCATCGACTCACAGTGCCTAGATATCCCTCCCACGTATACATCAACGGAGGGACTCCCCTGTCCACCGCAGACGTCGGTCGTTAGCCCACGGTGCTCAGGGAAGAAAGAAAGCTTACAAAGTACGATAGATGAGCTATCACCTATCGAAATTGGCCCTTATCCGAACCCGGGCCCGAATCAAAGTATATCGACTTGATACCCACATCCTCGGATTACCGGGGCCAAGCCCTGTTTACAACAATCCGCATGGCTGTCGTGTTGCACAAGAACACGACGAGACTATAACAGAACTCTGAGTGATCTATTCATGGCCGGCGGTTATATCAGTCCGACTTGGAAGATTCTCCGGGATTAACTAGTCGTTCTCCGTTCCAAATGGGGCTGTTCTCATATGTAGGGTTGGTTGCTCCATGGAGGCGGTTATTGGTGGCTTCACCCCAAGGCGCAAATAACTTAGCGTCCTACCCGTGGAAGCTTTGAGACGCGGACACTGTTTACTAGTACAAGTTGCGCCCAGATTTCATCTATCATGTATTGGGAGCCCACGGGTCATGAATGCCGTACACATGATTGTTGTGCGATCATCAACTGCGATTGAACTCTCCCATGCATAACTTGATCTTGAAAAGTGCCTGTTCACGGCATTCGAGGATAAGCATGCCATGTATGCAGTCGCTCAATGAGACTTTGTATGCGATTCGCGTGGCAGCAACCAAACCTTACAATCTACGAGCTCGGCACTTGTTCATCAGAGGAAATTAAATGTCTGAAACTTCCATTTTGGACCATATCCGATAAATATCTCCCAAGTAACCCCATTCGGGGCCTATAGTTGCTAAACGACGTGCGAAACTTTTGGGAGGTCGTAAATTATACAATCATGTATGACTCAAGGTAGTCATGGTCCCTAAGGATGCTAAATTGAATGAGGATCTTGTGCGACCCTAGCTCACATCCAACCTTACCCGTTGCTCTGGGAGCAATCTAATTTGTGAGGGCTCGGTAAATACACATCTGAGCTCTGCTTGTGAAAGAAACATATCGCAAGCAATCTCTGAATTCGACTAGAAAGGATAGTATGCGGTATTTGGCACCTTGGGGAGCAATAACGTTCATCATTCAAGTCACAGCATTTCTATTCCAATAGAATATTAGAGCTTTGACATCGAGTATGGCAGCAGAGATCAGGACAATGCAGTATGCGATCATCATTTTTTTCGGACATCGGGCTAAAAGGTACCCCCGATGAAACCCAACTTCGAAAGGACTTGCGCTCGAGGCTATATCGAGGGGTATGAGTCATACATTGGAAAACGGAAAATAGTTGAGGATTTTGCGCTACAGAGGAAAGACTGACGGTCGAGTTTGTGGAGACTTCTCAGCCCTTATTATCCTCTCCCTTTCCCAGTTCAATAAAAACCAAGAGCTTTTCTGGGACTTTGCAATCGTAAGAATTATCATTGCACCAATATTCAAGTCCTTTACTGTACAGATGGACGGCAAAAGAGCTCATAAAGGGTATCCACGGGCCCTGCAATATGATCAACAATTAATCCGGGATATCCGGGCTTTATATTCCATATTAAACAAAGTAAGTGGTTTAACTGACACAATTCGTGTGCTTGTTAAGCGCCAAAAAAGAGACAGCAAAAGCCAGACCGCAGCTATTAGACAGGTATGCATAAGGGTCCCAAGTCACTCCTAATCATACTCAGTAACAATTCGCTTTATGAGGGTCGGGTGTGTATCCCAATCCCTGCGTATGATAGGTGTCCATAAATAATTGATAAAGTTCCAAAGAATGTGATAACTTACGCTGATTGTCATTTTTTGGTACAATACCGTTTCTCATCGCAACCGCTGCATCTCCAGCCCAATAGAACGCTAGGGTTGGGACACCGAGAATAAGAGCACACCAAGGAATGTTGCAGGACGCGATCCATTCCAAACATCATCCCCAGAGACATCCACGAAGAGGTCCAACTATGAAAGTACTTCTGTTCAAAACTTTGTCTTGGAACGTCTTTACTATCGGCAGAAGACTTGAAATGATCATACACTCTATACCATAGAGGGAAAAGACTGGCTTTCAAATGGGCAGGGACTTTTATCCGGTGACGCATAAGTCCTGCCGTCAACCCGGAGGTCCATGTTCGAAACTGCTATTCGTACATATCCATCATTGGGGCTTTTAACAGGCGAATTAATTTGATTAAAATCACGAGGTAGAATTATACAACCCCAAGTGCTTACCCACTTCATCCCAGAGTTCGTGTCAGTACGGGAAGAAGGATTATTCGTCCGTGTACTTCAATTATCTTCTCGCTGAGAAGGTCTAGGAAGAAGGTGAACTTGGTTGGATATTTTCCAGTCAGGCTAATTATCGGAACGGTCGTGAGCGCGAACTTGGAGCTTGGTTTTGGCAAGAAAGCAATTGAAAATGTGCTCACAGTGCATATGCGTGGGTCATAACCGTGCAGCCATGCAGCAGCCGATGATATGGACCTTCTCTTGGCTTCTCGTATCGACAGATTTCAGTCCATATTCTATCGAAAAAAGCATCGAAAATAGTAAGGCAAAGGCTTTCAGCATTATCGATGCTGATATGCTTGCACCCATAAAGGAACCCCTTGAAACTTGTGTGCTTATGTCTATCGGTGCAAGACTTGAGCTTGTTCGAAGCGTCCACAACAATCTGAGTTGCGTCTAGCTTTCTGGTTGAATCTTGGTATTTTTTCTCTTCGAATGCCCCTTTGGCAGCCTCGGGAAAATTAAGTAACATAGCGCCCAGGCGATCATCCTCTGATTCGTTGCAACATAGAGAATATCACGTCGCCACGTCTATAAAGCGCACCCAAGTTCGATCATCGTCTGAACTTTATCATCATGGTCAGGTTTGAGCTTGGCTACATAATACACCCAGTCAGATCACATAGTCCAAGTACTCACCGGGATCGAGGAACAAAGGTGTGGCGCCGCAAATAAGGCGCGTATCATATCAAGCATCAGGCCCCATCCCGGGAAGAGATTTGTTGCCCACCTTGCGGCAAACAAAAACTTGTCCCGGGCGGACCAGAGTTGTTCCATTATGAATTCACCGTCAGGGATGGTGCAATCTCCAGTGTGAGGCAAAGAAACAACCTTCCTGGTGCTTGTATTGTAGCTTATTCCAAATAAGGTAACATCTCTCTCATCCGATTTCAACCCTTTGGCCCAGTCAAATAACTCGGCCAAATACTTGAGCAATATCGGATGAATAGATTGACCCTCCGGTAGTAATGTCGTCGCCAGATAGAATGGTCCAAAAAATTGTGACTCCCCGGAGAGATTATTGGCTAACATGGCAAGTTGAACGACGAGAGACATCACTCGAAGACACAAAAAGCCATAAGCGTAGTCGAGTATCTGCCCATTGTCTAGATGATTGCAATTTATTAAACAGATCCAAGAGCGACACGTACCCCGTTTCCTTCCGCGTTGCAGTGTGTCCGAAGCAAATTTATGCAAGCCGGGAAAATACCAATCCATTCGTCATCCGGTGTAACAAGCAACAGGTATAAATTAACACAAGCCGGGCTTTTTTCCATTAGCAGTGTTTTTTCAAAATCTTTATAAGACACGTCTAAATCCTCGCATATTGCTTCCAAAACTTCGGCGACTTCCTCGGGAGTAGGGGGTCGCGCTCGGACAAGTCGAAATGCCCATCCCGAAGATATTTATCTAAAGTAGGACCGTAGCGGTCCGTAGCTTCAGATCCCTCGTTCCAATTCGAAGAGCTCATTGTCCTGAAAAAGTTCAAGTACACCAAGCGAAATAGCACGTGATTGTCGAGCTAGAGCGCGACCCCTATCATGATTACCCATTTCGAGGTGGGCTTACGCCAAGCAATGTGGATGAGCTGATTATTGATACCAGCCTGCCGGGATCCATTTACTCTAAATCATGGTATTTCCAAAACGCTCCAAGGGCTGAGGACAATTGACAATTGACTTGTTTAAATCGTAGGTCTATAATATACATATATTGACAGATTAAACACGAACCTTCCATTTCATACTTGACCACACCTGCCACAAGCAAAGTACAAATTTCCGAATTGAAGGAGTAGAAAATATTCAAAGGGAGAAATATGCACAAAAACAATCACTTTGCACTTCAAATAACTAACTTATTTGACACTGGTATTTGTTAAGAAACAAGCGTAGGTCCGCGCTTGCAGACACGAGGAACTTTCATCGTTGTTGCCCCCCAGGATACAGGAATATGACCTGACCTCCGTTCAAACGCTGTCACAGCACTTGCGTACCTGATTTCATTCTCAGGTTCGATCCAAGTTAGGCGAACATCTCACTCACGAGGCTGAAAGCCGTTGTGCCGACCTTGGCTCTCCAGTCACTTTATCATATTGCTGTAGATTCGCTCGTCAGCTACTCCATACACTGATTAATGCTGTAGTACACTCACCTCGGACATTGATCCATTACTTGGAATGTATTTGGCATTGATGAGCGAGAAGTCGTCTGCATATGACCAAGTGCTCTCTATGATGCTATCATACTCTGCTTGACCTCGCTTGAATGTGCCTGTGTGAGTGTTGGGAAGTAGTTGTTGAAAAATGGCAATGACGATGAACTTATGGAAATCTTTCCGATCCGTTTCCATTGATATATCGCGTCGTACAGTTGCTCAGCTACCGCAAATGTTGTAATGAACCACGGCTGAAAATGTGCATATCAGCCACCAAACGGATCCACGCGAGTCAGATTGGCAGACTTACATGTCCACCAACGTAGTTGTCATTCGCGAACCTTCCGACCGCGATCGCCTCAGACGCACTCTTCCCGTCATTGATTGGGTAAATATCTCTCATTGAGTCCACAACTGCTTTCAGGTTCCTCAGCGCCTGTCATCGACCTATTAGTCTGTACACTCGTTGGCTGGACTAAACGGAAGTCATACCATTTCAGAGCAAGGCTGGAATGTGGCGTCATCGCATCCAGCCTCCGGGTCGAACTGTCTGATAGCAGTGAAAACCGAGGCGACATCGACTGTATCACGACAAGGGCCATCGCAATTAATGTTAGATATAATGACAGATTGCGTGGAATCCCAGAAGTCCTAGAAAAAATGGAAATAGTAAATAGTTCAAGTGAGTAAACTTGTGTATAATTGGTAGTGATAGAGTGAACGATATCGGCCTGGAGGTAGATATCGAGATAATCGATACGTATGGTTCACTTTATACATACCTGGAAAAAGCACAAGGCATTATCCGCCTGTTCGTTCCAGAAGTGGTACTTTTCTTCCTTTCCTAATGTCTTCGCCAAGTCTGCTCCTTGCTTAAGACCCCTTATCTGTGCCGCTACACTAAAATGACAACTTCCCACAACCTATCCGCCAACCAGTTAGCGCTGCATAGCATATTACAAATGAGCGCGCTTGCCTCTTCCCATGTATTGAATCCTGTCACGTTCCAGTGATAAGCGACA
This window harbors:
- a CDS encoding glycoside hydrolase family 15 protein, with product MRFLSLFPSLILTFLSSRGDPIQDFIQRQYPLAKQGILDNIGSQGAYARDAKPGVVVSSPSTEPVDYKHTFIRDSSLIYKVLIDIWADGRDDSLLPGIYDWVSSQGRLQKTPNLTGNLTTGGLGETGFNIDESVYTGPGGRPQHDNPALRSSSMIDFANGLLTRNGRTGRHYVESSIWPIVILDLDYVAYHWNVTGFNTWEEASALISAQIRGLKQGADLAKTLGKEEKYHFWNEQADNALCFFQADIDFWDSTQSVIISNINCDGPCRDTVDVASVFTAIRQFDPEAGCDDATFQPCSEMALRNLKAVVDSMRDIYPINDGKSASEAIAVGRFANDNYVGGHPWFITTFAVAEQLYDAIYQWKRIGKISISTFKRGQAEYDSIIESTWSYADDFSLINAKYIPSNGSMSEQYDKVTGEPRSAQRLSASTMSSSNWNEGSEATDRYGPTLDKYLRDGHFDLSERDPLLPRKSPKFWKQYARI